The following DNA comes from Verrucomicrobiia bacterium.
GTGGTAGAGGGCTAGGTATACGCGGTCTTTGTATCTTTTAGGTTGTCCATGTACTTCGGAGATTTTGAGGTCCGGTACAAAGTGGCCTAGGGCGTGGCGGCCAAGCGTGACAATGAGCTTGGGATTAATGAGAGTGAGTTGGTTGTCTAAGTACGTAGGAGCGCAAGTGGCCTTTTCATCCGGGAGAGGGTCTCGATTGCCTGGCGGGCGGCATTTCACGATGTTGGTGATAAATACATCGTCGCGGTTCATGCCGATTGAGGCAAGGAGTTCATCGAGAAACTTTCCCGAAGCCCCGCAAAAGGGGATGCCTTGTTCGTCTTCTTTCTTTCCAGGGCCTTCTCCAATGAAGACAACCTCAGCGTGAGGGTTGCCGGTACCGGGAACAGCGTGCGTACGGCCTTCACAGAGGCGGCACAAGGTGCAGCTGGATATTTGAAGCGCGAGATCATGCAGTGCAGCCGGTACTGGGTCCATCCCAAGAGAGCTTGGAGGAAAATAATAAAAGGGAACAAGAGATCGATCAAACGTACGCTTATACTGTAGCGCTACTTGGGCTGATTGTCAATCTGATTCGGGTAGGAACGGGCAGGTTCTTACCTGTTGTGAAGATTTTTAAGTCTTGTAAAAGCTTCCCTTCAATGTGGCGGAATTTCATTTGGTTTTCTAAGGGGAGGTGGATGTTGAGGGTGCCGTTCACTAGGGAAGACGCACGGAACATGCCGGGGTAGAGGCGTTCCGCCTCTTGGCAAACGGTTCCCGCCAGCACGGCGGCACTTAGGCCATGGCGGGCTAGGCTGTTCCCAATCAGGTTATTGGTCTTTTTCCAACTCATCTCTCTCCAATGAACTCGGTTGGTGTGTTGGTGGTTGCAAAGAGCTGCTCGCCCTCCCCAAGAGGCTCGTTGAAGGCGCCACGCAAGATTTCCTCAGCGACCGGTACGGATGAGTAAAAGCTTTCACCGCCACCCTCAATGAGGATGGAGAATGCAATGGTGGGGTTCTCATACGGTGCAAAGCCGCTGTACCAGGCGTTAAGCATCCCTTGGTTCCCAAACTGAGCGGTACCAGTCTTTCCTGCCGAAGTAACCTTTAACCGGTTGAGGGGACGTGATGATCCCGAAACTACCGTTTGACGCATACCCTCGCGCACAACCTGGAGGTGGGCTGGGTCCACAAACCCTTGGGCAAGCGGGGTTCGAGGAAAAGGTATCTCTTCATTTGTCACAGGGTCGACATGGGACCAAGCTAGGGTTGGCTTCCAAAGTGTCCCGCCATTGGCGATGCTGGCAGTGGCAGAAGCCAGCTGAAGTGGGGTGGCTAATACAAATCCCTGGCCAATCGAGGCCTGGTACGTGTCGCCAATGTACCAATTGTCTTTAATAACCTC
Coding sequences within:
- a CDS encoding penicillin-binding transpeptidase domain-containing protein, producing the protein FFYALGGGWEERNMKGLGIDRLAEYYQKFGFGAKTGIDIPGEASGLVPTPAWKKEVIKDNWYIGDTYQASIGQGFVLATPLQLASATASIANGGTLWKPTLAWSHVDPVTNEEIPFPRTPLAQGFVDPAHLQVVREGMRQTVVSGSSRPLNRLKVTSAGKTGTAQFGNQGMLNAWYSGFAPYENPTIAFSILIEGGGESFYSSVPVAEEILRGAFNEPLGEGEQLFATTNTPTEFIGER
- a CDS encoding uracil-DNA glycosylase, which codes for MDPVPAALHDLALQISSCTLCRLCEGRTHAVPGTGNPHAEVVFIGEGPGKKEDEQGIPFCGASGKFLDELLASIGMNRDDVFITNIVKCRPPGNRDPLPDEKATCAPTYLDNQLTLINPKLIVTLGRHALGHFVPDLKISEVHGQPKRYKDRVYLALYHPAVALYNGGMRQTLLEDFQNIPKTLKALSRPIG